The following are encoded in a window of Deltaproteobacteria bacterium genomic DNA:
- the xseA gene encoding exodeoxyribonuclease VII large subunit: protein MAGRGRGKGADSEGPAQGAFGFERVRVPSPELSAPAVAPAEPVEAHSEVVAVQAEPVEAPAEPHIYTVSELVQRVSRQLEREYPQVWVEGEVSNLRVPSSGHAYFTLKDAGAQLSVTMFRSAISRLRFKLEDGQSLRLRGRLSIYEAQGKFQLLADLAEPCGLGALQLAFEQLKRRLEAEGLFEARHKKPLPLLPRTIAVVTSPTGAALQDILRVLHTRCPVRVVVCPTAVQGVEAPAELVAALGRADALGADLIICGRGGGSLEDLWAFNTEEVARAIFALRTPCISAVGHEVDVTISDWVADLRAPTPSAAAEMAVPVLAELEAQLEVLGVRLGRALRQRLTDANFALERALRRLGTPAQRLNRERQLLDELAGRLETLLTRRLARQKGELGGLRLRLEAQQPRVRLARDRATLVEVAARLEAAAERALEPRRRRLEQLVAALELMGERLLEPRRRRLGQLAASLDALSPLAVLGRGYSVVQDARGTVVREAGSLAVGEALTVRLHRGRLGCTVTEVHAADEDEGAGADT, encoded by the coding sequence ATGGCGGGGCGGGGGCGCGGCAAGGGGGCGGACTCCGAGGGACCGGCGCAGGGCGCGTTCGGGTTCGAGCGGGTGAGGGTGCCGTCGCCGGAGCTCTCGGCGCCGGCGGTCGCGCCAGCCGAGCCCGTGGAGGCGCACTCCGAGGTCGTCGCGGTCCAAGCCGAGCCCGTGGAGGCGCCAGCCGAGCCGCACATCTACACCGTCAGCGAGCTCGTGCAGCGCGTCTCGCGGCAGCTCGAGCGCGAGTACCCGCAGGTCTGGGTCGAGGGGGAGGTCTCGAACCTGCGCGTGCCGAGCTCGGGGCACGCCTACTTCACCCTGAAGGACGCGGGGGCGCAGCTCTCGGTGACCATGTTCCGGTCGGCGATCTCGCGGCTGCGTTTCAAGCTCGAGGACGGCCAGAGCCTGAGGCTCCGCGGGAGGCTCAGCATCTACGAGGCGCAGGGGAAGTTTCAGCTCCTAGCGGACCTGGCGGAGCCGTGCGGACTCGGTGCGCTCCAGCTGGCCTTCGAGCAGCTCAAGCGGCGGCTCGAGGCCGAGGGGCTCTTCGAGGCGCGGCACAAGAAGCCCCTGCCGCTCCTGCCGCGGACCATCGCGGTGGTCACCTCGCCGACGGGAGCGGCGCTGCAGGACATCCTGCGCGTCCTGCACACGCGCTGCCCGGTGCGGGTGGTGGTCTGCCCGACGGCCGTGCAGGGGGTCGAGGCGCCGGCCGAGCTCGTGGCGGCGCTCGGGCGCGCGGATGCGCTCGGCGCGGACCTCATCATCTGCGGGCGCGGTGGGGGGAGCCTCGAGGACCTCTGGGCCTTCAACACCGAGGAGGTGGCGCGCGCGATCTTCGCGCTGCGCACCCCGTGCATCTCGGCGGTGGGGCACGAGGTGGACGTGACCATCTCCGACTGGGTGGCCGACCTGCGGGCCCCCACGCCGTCGGCGGCGGCGGAGATGGCGGTGCCGGTGCTCGCGGAGCTCGAGGCGCAGCTCGAGGTCCTGGGGGTGCGCCTCGGGCGCGCGCTGCGCCAGCGCCTGACGGACGCGAACTTCGCGCTCGAGCGGGCGCTGCGGCGGCTCGGCACTCCGGCGCAGCGACTGAATCGCGAGCGACAGCTCCTCGACGAGCTCGCGGGGCGGCTCGAGACGCTGCTCACCCGCCGCCTCGCGCGGCAGAAGGGGGAGCTCGGGGGCCTGCGTCTGCGGCTCGAGGCGCAGCAGCCGCGGGTGCGACTCGCCCGGGACCGCGCGACGCTGGTGGAGGTCGCGGCGCGCCTCGAGGCCGCGGCCGAACGCGCGCTCGAGCCGCGCCGGAGACGCCTCGAGCAGCTCGTCGCGGCGCTGGAGCTCATGGGGGAAAGACTGCTCGAGCCCCGTCGGCGGCGCCTCGGCCAGCTCGCGGCGAGTCTGGACGCGCTGAGTCCCCTCGCCGTGCTCGGGCGCGGCTACAGCGTGGTGCAGGATGCGCGAGGCACTGTGGTGCGCGAGGCCGGTTCGCTGGCGGTGGGGGAAGCGCTGACGGTGCGGCTGCACCGAGGTCGACTGGGTTGCACGGTGACGGAGGTCCATGCGGCCGACGAGGACGAGGGGGCTGGCGCGGACACATGA
- a CDS encoding isocitrate/isopropylmalate dehydrogenase family protein yields the protein MRVAVIPGDGIGTEVTAEATKVLETIQASSAVRLELRTFDYGADRFLRDGVTLPDAAIEEFRRDYRAILVGALGDPRVPDNRHARDILLGLRFKLDLYINLRPVVLLDRRLTPLRDKSEEQIRMICFRENTEGVYVGMGGNFKVGTADEVAINEDLNTRKGVERIQRAAFGHARAHGLRLCMSDKSNAMEYAHGLWRRVFAELRREYPEVEAEHLYADVLAMRMVQQPERFQVIVTSNLFGDLITDLGAGLVGGLGLAASANIHPGQVSLFEPVHGSAPDLAGKGQANPMGAILAAGMLLEYLGHAAEARRIEAAVRRALLAGETTADLGGHLSTREVGDRVAARLRDDGGAA from the coding sequence ATGCGCGTGGCCGTGATTCCCGGGGATGGCATCGGGACCGAGGTGACCGCCGAGGCGACGAAGGTGCTGGAGACGATCCAGGCCAGCTCGGCGGTGAGACTCGAGCTTCGAACCTTCGACTACGGCGCCGACCGCTTCCTGCGGGACGGCGTGACGCTGCCCGACGCGGCGATCGAGGAGTTTCGCCGCGACTACCGCGCGATCCTCGTCGGGGCGCTCGGGGACCCGCGCGTTCCGGACAACCGCCACGCGCGCGACATCCTGCTCGGTCTGCGCTTCAAGCTGGACCTCTACATCAACCTGCGCCCCGTCGTGCTGCTGGACCGGCGGCTGACCCCCCTGCGCGACAAGAGCGAGGAGCAGATCCGGATGATCTGCTTCCGCGAGAACACCGAGGGGGTCTACGTGGGGATGGGCGGGAACTTCAAGGTTGGCACGGCCGACGAGGTGGCGATCAACGAGGATCTGAACACGCGCAAGGGGGTGGAGCGGATCCAGCGGGCCGCCTTCGGGCACGCGCGCGCCCACGGGCTGCGCCTCTGCATGAGCGACAAGAGCAACGCCATGGAGTACGCCCACGGCCTGTGGCGGCGGGTCTTCGCCGAGCTGCGCCGCGAGTACCCCGAGGTGGAGGCCGAGCACCTCTACGCCGACGTGCTGGCGATGCGCATGGTGCAGCAGCCCGAGCGCTTCCAGGTCATCGTGACCTCGAACCTCTTCGGCGACCTCATCACGGACCTCGGGGCCGGACTCGTCGGGGGACTCGGGCTGGCCGCGTCGGCGAATATCCATCCGGGGCAGGTCTCGCTCTTCGAGCCGGTGCACGGCTCGGCCCCGGACCTCGCGGGCAAGGGGCAGGCGAATCCGATGGGGGCCATCCTCGCGGCGGGGATGCTGCTCGAGTACCTTGGCCACGCGGCGGAGGCGCGGCGCATCGAGGCGGCAGTGCGGCGCGCGCTGCTGGCGGGGGAGACGACGGCGGACCTCGGGGGACACCTGAGCACGCGGGAGGTGGGCGACCGGGTCGCGGCGCGGCTGCGCGACGACGGCGGGGCGGCGTAG
- a CDS encoding DUF1232 domain-containing protein, producing the protein MAAAVDEKQFIERLRELLVTLPYDLKVLHEILCDEDLPKEARRLAAGAVVYCLSPSDPIPDQTGLVGFVDDVVLVRSVLHRVLEMGGDDAADYPARFGDQFNGLAEDLSLFRSQLGSSMNWIDARLERLTEPKYKGKTIAMLVDDDEARELLYEDSLAFGTEYEIDDEKARRLASAKPVVDAFRKRQETEDLRRR; encoded by the coding sequence ATGGCCGCAGCGGTCGATGAGAAGCAGTTTATTGAGCGATTACGGGAACTTCTTGTCACTTTGCCGTACGACTTGAAGGTCCTGCACGAGATCCTGTGCGATGAGGATCTCCCGAAGGAGGCGCGCAGGCTGGCCGCGGGAGCGGTCGTCTACTGCCTTTCTCCGTCGGATCCAATCCCCGATCAGACGGGCCTCGTGGGCTTCGTGGACGACGTCGTGCTCGTCCGGTCCGTGCTGCATCGGGTGCTCGAGATGGGGGGCGACGACGCTGCGGACTACCCGGCGCGCTTCGGCGACCAGTTCAACGGCCTCGCGGAGGATCTGTCCCTCTTCCGCTCACAGCTTGGAAGCAGCATGAACTGGATCGACGCGCGCCTCGAGCGCCTCACCGAGCCCAAGTACAAGGGCAAAACGATCGCCATGCTGGTGGACGACGACGAGGCGCGTGAACTCCTCTACGAGGACAGCCTCGCCTTCGGCACCGAGTACGAGATCGACGACGAGAAGGCGCGCCGACTCGCGAGCGCGAAGCCCGTCGTGGACGCCTTTCGCAAGCGCCAAGAAACGGAAGACCTCCGACGGCGCTGA
- a CDS encoding outer membrane protein transport protein: MRRVPVVLGLLFAAHTARADLASHFGMHPRSMGLGGAYTAVAEDVAALYYNPAGLVQLQGMTIGAGFLLGAPRLVENGASVGMPTETSTYLHLGLPLSGRLKEYLAFGFSLNLPTGKLFESRLYQKSEPYFVMYDSAVQVFQLRVGFGGRVPWRPLRWLAFGAGLQLAGAVYGAVSFYAPFQPGGGGGGAADPDLRLEAWMNADVPTDAFFTGGAMAFLGRFRIGATYRGPQFVSVELPLDLYTRLSVSDTTKINMPVKAKATIRSKYHPQQVSLGVSYRGRRLLVSADLTWVDYTNFEIPYPKISLDIEQLAKDPGLRLFLGPNAKLLDPLKPQIRWTDMLVPRVGAEYKLVSWLTGRAGYSFERSPIRSTDLPTYDCDRHTFALGARASFLRPWGVIPGWLHLDLSVQELWYVTRSVQGSDVGGHVFGMFSGIELILL, translated from the coding sequence GTGCGTCGTGTACCCGTCGTTCTGGGGCTGCTCTTCGCGGCCCATACCGCCCGGGCCGACCTGGCGAGCCACTTCGGCATGCACCCGCGCTCGATGGGGCTCGGGGGCGCGTACACCGCCGTGGCCGAGGACGTCGCGGCGCTCTACTACAACCCCGCCGGGCTGGTGCAGCTCCAGGGGATGACCATCGGGGCGGGCTTTCTCCTCGGGGCTCCGCGGCTCGTCGAGAACGGGGCGAGCGTCGGGATGCCCACCGAGACCTCGACCTACCTGCACCTCGGCTTGCCCCTCTCGGGCCGACTCAAGGAGTACCTGGCCTTCGGCTTCTCGCTGAACCTGCCCACCGGCAAGCTCTTCGAGTCGCGGCTCTATCAGAAGAGCGAGCCCTACTTCGTGATGTACGACTCGGCGGTGCAGGTCTTTCAGCTGCGCGTGGGTTTCGGGGGCCGCGTTCCGTGGCGACCCCTGCGCTGGCTGGCGTTCGGCGCCGGACTCCAGCTCGCCGGAGCGGTCTACGGCGCGGTCAGCTTCTACGCCCCCTTCCAGCCGGGTGGCGGAGGGGGAGGCGCGGCCGACCCCGACCTGCGGCTCGAAGCCTGGATGAACGCCGACGTGCCGACCGACGCCTTCTTCACCGGCGGGGCGATGGCCTTCCTCGGGCGCTTCCGCATCGGCGCGACCTACCGCGGTCCGCAGTTCGTCTCCGTCGAGCTCCCCCTCGATCTGTACACGCGGCTCTCGGTCTCCGACACGACGAAGATCAACATGCCCGTCAAGGCGAAGGCGACGATCCGTTCGAAGTACCATCCGCAGCAGGTCAGCCTCGGGGTGTCGTATCGCGGGCGGCGGCTCCTCGTCTCGGCCGATCTGACCTGGGTGGACTACACCAACTTCGAGATCCCGTACCCCAAGATCTCGCTCGACATCGAGCAGCTCGCCAAGGACCCCGGGCTCCGGCTCTTCCTCGGCCCCAACGCGAAGCTCCTCGACCCGCTCAAGCCGCAGATCCGCTGGACCGACATGCTCGTCCCGCGCGTCGGTGCCGAGTACAAGCTCGTCTCGTGGCTCACGGGGCGCGCGGGGTACTCCTTCGAGCGCTCGCCGATCCGATCGACCGACCTGCCGACCTACGACTGCGACCGCCACACCTTCGCGCTCGGCGCGCGCGCGAGCTTCCTGCGCCCCTGGGGGGTCATCCCGGGCTGGCTCCACCTCGACCTCTCGGTACAGGAGCTCTGGTACGTGACGCGCTCGGTGCAGGGGAGCGACGTCGGGGGACACGTCTTTGGTATGTTCTCGGGGATCGAGCTGATCCTGCTCTGA
- the ispD gene encoding 2-C-methyl-D-erythritol 4-phosphate cytidylyltransferase, protein MHCSGLIVAAGKGQRMGGPLPKQFLTLGDRPVLAWTLQAFEACDAVHSVVLVVAPGSEEEVRELLRPFGLTKLVAVRAGGAERADSVRQGLDALPQSATHVAIHDAARPLVRPEQIARAVSAAVETGAALLALPVRDTVKRGEGGLVAETLDRRTLFLAQTPQVFALPLLRRAYATWNGDPVTDDVQLVERLGHPVRLVEGDPSNLKITVPEDLPLARAFLPESAMKERWPRVGVGYDVHQLVPGGPLILGGVEIPFSHHLLGHSDADVICHAAGDALLGAAALGDLGKFFPPGDPRYKGASSLDLLAEIRARVAEQGYRVGNLDTMVICERPKLSPFVPTMRERIARVLEVEPEVVSVKATTNEGLGFTGRGEGIAAHATALLVPR, encoded by the coding sequence ATGCACTGCTCGGGGCTCATCGTCGCCGCGGGGAAGGGACAGCGCATGGGCGGCCCGCTGCCCAAGCAGTTCCTCACCCTCGGCGACCGCCCCGTCCTGGCCTGGACGCTCCAGGCCTTCGAGGCGTGCGACGCGGTCCACTCGGTGGTGCTCGTGGTAGCCCCCGGCTCCGAGGAGGAGGTGCGCGAGCTCCTCCGTCCCTTCGGGCTCACCAAGCTCGTCGCCGTGCGCGCGGGGGGCGCCGAACGCGCCGACTCGGTCCGGCAGGGCCTGGACGCGCTCCCCCAATCGGCCACGCACGTGGCGATCCACGACGCGGCCCGGCCGCTCGTTCGCCCCGAGCAGATCGCGCGCGCGGTCTCCGCCGCCGTCGAGACGGGCGCCGCGCTGCTCGCCTTGCCCGTGCGCGACACCGTGAAGCGGGGCGAGGGCGGCCTCGTCGCGGAGACGCTCGACCGCCGCACGCTCTTCCTCGCCCAGACGCCGCAGGTCTTCGCCCTCCCGCTCCTCCGCCGGGCCTACGCGACCTGGAACGGCGACCCCGTCACCGACGACGTGCAGCTCGTCGAGCGCCTCGGACACCCGGTACGCCTCGTCGAGGGCGACCCGTCGAACCTCAAGATCACCGTGCCCGAGGACCTGCCGCTGGCCCGGGCCTTTCTGCCGGAGAGTGCGATGAAGGAGCGCTGGCCCCGCGTGGGCGTGGGCTACGACGTGCACCAGCTCGTCCCCGGCGGGCCGCTGATCCTGGGTGGCGTGGAGATCCCCTTCTCGCACCACCTCCTCGGCCACTCGGATGCCGACGTGATCTGTCACGCGGCGGGGGACGCGCTCCTCGGCGCGGCGGCCCTCGGCGACCTGGGGAAGTTCTTTCCCCCCGGCGACCCACGCTACAAGGGCGCCTCGAGCCTCGACCTCCTGGCGGAGATTCGCGCGCGCGTGGCGGAGCAGGGCTACCGCGTGGGGAATCTGGATACGATGGTGATCTGCGAGCGCCCGAAGCTCAGCCCCTTCGTGCCGACCATGCGCGAGAGGATCGCCCGGGTGCTCGAGGTGGAGCCCGAGGTCGTGAGCGTGAAAGCCACCACCAACGAGGGGCTCGGCTTCACCGGCCGGGGGGAGGGGATCGCGGCGCACGCGACGGCCCTCCTCGTCCCTAGATAG
- a CDS encoding SDR family NAD(P)-dependent oxidoreductase — protein MTSLHLEGKVAVVAGATRGAGRGIATALGEAGATVYCTGRSVPGSPGMRNRPETINETAELVTARGGRGIALRVDHTVPAEVASLFERVGEFDILVNDIWGGDDLVEWGKKLWETKLEDGLLLIDRAIKTHIITSYYGLPRLRPGGLVVEITDGDAFFYRGHFFYDLVKTTVIRMAFALSQELKERGIPAVAVTPGFLRSEWMLDHFGVTEANWRDAATKVKEFIASETPLFVGRCVAALAGDPDVAQKNGRVFASWDLAEEYGVNDADGTRPHFVRWLEENLPEVAAGWRKADDGFYAYWAKMPYQTPG, from the coding sequence ATGACCTCCTTGCACCTCGAAGGGAAGGTTGCCGTCGTCGCCGGCGCGACCCGCGGAGCCGGGCGTGGGATCGCCACCGCACTCGGTGAGGCTGGGGCGACGGTCTACTGCACCGGCCGGAGCGTTCCCGGCAGCCCGGGCATGAGGAACCGTCCGGAGACGATCAACGAGACGGCCGAGCTCGTGACCGCGCGTGGCGGCCGCGGGATCGCCCTCCGGGTCGACCACACGGTTCCGGCAGAGGTTGCGAGTCTGTTCGAGCGCGTCGGCGAGTTCGACATCCTCGTGAACGACATCTGGGGCGGCGACGATCTCGTCGAGTGGGGCAAGAAGCTCTGGGAGACGAAGCTCGAGGATGGTCTCCTGCTCATCGACCGCGCGATCAAGACGCACATCATCACTAGCTACTACGGGCTGCCGCGCCTGCGGCCGGGCGGTCTCGTCGTCGAGATCACCGACGGCGACGCCTTCTTCTACCGGGGGCACTTCTTCTACGACCTCGTGAAGACCACGGTCATCCGCATGGCCTTCGCGCTCTCGCAGGAGCTGAAGGAGCGCGGCATCCCCGCGGTGGCCGTGACGCCGGGCTTCCTCCGCTCGGAGTGGATGCTCGATCACTTCGGCGTCACCGAAGCGAACTGGCGCGACGCCGCGACGAAGGTGAAGGAGTTCATCGCCTCGGAGACGCCGCTCTTCGTCGGCCGGTGCGTAGCTGCCCTCGCCGGTGACCCGGACGTGGCGCAGAAGAATGGTCGGGTGTTCGCGTCTTGGGACCTCGCCGAGGAGTACGGCGTCAACGACGCAGACGGAACCCGGCCGCACTTCGTGCGGTGGCTCGAGGAGAACCTGCCGGAGGTGGCGGCCGGCTGGAGGAAGGCGGACGACGGCTTCTACGCCTACTGGGCGAAGATGCCGTACCAGACGCCAGGGTGA
- a CDS encoding M23 family metallopeptidase, whose protein sequence is MLHLTTLTSFRRARTLAAQLPPLGARFGVRGWEQVQRDLATVVRGWLHGEHFQFDVRSAGLIRPDLSLPTYAGLVPEGGLAPIYNLLDRTGGATLYTTRVSRGRARDFRGGRLSYDDHRGTDFVTPVGMPIVAAAPGIVALVRDRWLRGGLTLSVDHGHGVVTQYSHLSQSLVELGQIVRRGEPIALGGASGYDLVQFFPYVPPHVHFMVWMDGQPVDPFLAPGEAPRPGCWCEENRPLPSGPLPDDPLPEASPVDELALERITSACIDPLLREELAQAAASPVSLAALLEDALHHQFESWPQAFWHERVRPPLDPDRAARALRVRISLPLPSSEYTGARFADAPWTAPPA, encoded by the coding sequence ATGCTTCACCTGACGACCTTGACCTCGTTCCGGCGGGCCCGGACCCTCGCGGCCCAGCTGCCCCCCTTGGGCGCGCGCTTCGGCGTGCGCGGCTGGGAGCAGGTCCAGCGGGACCTCGCGACCGTGGTCCGCGGCTGGCTCCACGGCGAGCACTTCCAGTTCGACGTGCGCTCGGCCGGACTCATTCGCCCGGACCTCTCGCTCCCTACCTACGCCGGCCTGGTGCCCGAAGGGGGGCTCGCGCCGATCTACAACCTCCTCGACCGCACGGGCGGCGCCACGCTCTACACCACCCGCGTCAGTCGAGGTCGCGCCCGCGACTTCCGCGGCGGTCGCCTCTCGTACGACGACCACCGTGGGACGGACTTCGTGACCCCCGTGGGCATGCCCATCGTGGCGGCGGCGCCGGGGATCGTGGCGCTCGTGCGCGACCGCTGGCTGCGCGGCGGGCTCACGCTCTCCGTCGACCACGGCCACGGCGTCGTGACGCAGTACTCGCATCTGTCGCAATCGCTGGTCGAGCTCGGCCAGATCGTGCGCCGCGGCGAGCCCATCGCGCTCGGCGGCGCGTCGGGCTACGACCTCGTGCAGTTCTTCCCCTACGTCCCGCCGCACGTGCACTTCATGGTCTGGATGGACGGCCAGCCGGTGGATCCCTTCCTCGCCCCCGGCGAAGCGCCCCGCCCCGGCTGCTGGTGCGAGGAGAACCGGCCGCTCCCCAGCGGGCCGCTCCCCGACGACCCCCTCCCCGAGGCGAGCCCGGTGGACGAGCTCGCGCTCGAACGCATTACTTCCGCCTGCATCGACCCGCTGCTGCGCGAGGAGCTCGCGCAGGCCGCCGCGAGCCCGGTTTCCCTCGCGGCGCTGCTCGAGGACGCGCTGCACCACCAGTTCGAGTCCTGGCCGCAGGCCTTCTGGCACGAGCGGGTGCGACCGCCGCTCGACCCCGACCGGGCCGCGCGCGCGCTGCGAGTGCGGATCAGCCTGCCGCTACCGTCGAGCGAGTACACGGGGGCCCGCTTTGCCGACGCCCCCTGGACGGCACCTCCCGCGTGA
- a CDS encoding cysteine--tRNA ligase: protein MIRIYDTLQRQKAPLEPLEPGKLSIYVCGPTTYDYCHVGHARCYVAFDVIVRFLRAAGFHVKYVRNITDVDDKIIARAKEAGEEPLALSARFTEEFWRDMDALGNVRPDVEPKVSEHLAEIETLIQKLVARGHAYQAAGDVYFQVDTFAAYGRLSGRDTDELRAGARVEVNERKRNPLDFALWKEAKPGEIAWSSPWGTGRPGWHAECSAMSHRYLGERFDLHGGGMDLVFPHHENELAQSRAADGEGTFARYWLHNGFINVRTEEQGGEEKMSKSLGNFFTIREVCRRHDPEALRLFLLGTHYRKPISFEIARSGEAVSFPGLEEAEARLAYAYATLARLDELLSTGKSAGPGEVLPPVDTFGERFTEALSDDFNTAQALGLTSELLSLANKLLDQPKSAPKDVRRRTLERLREEVGRVSSVLGIWAQAPTVFLARRREKLCAARGIDPAQIEARIGERKAARQGGDYARADEIRQELAESGVELMDGPSGTTWSVSDKPS from the coding sequence ATGATTCGCATCTACGACACCCTCCAGCGCCAGAAGGCCCCGCTCGAGCCGCTCGAACCCGGCAAGCTCTCGATCTACGTCTGCGGCCCGACGACCTACGACTACTGCCACGTGGGGCACGCCCGCTGCTACGTGGCCTTCGACGTGATCGTGCGCTTCCTGCGCGCCGCCGGCTTCCATGTGAAGTACGTGCGGAACATCACCGACGTGGACGACAAGATCATCGCGCGCGCGAAGGAGGCGGGCGAGGAGCCGCTGGCCCTGTCGGCGCGCTTCACCGAGGAGTTCTGGCGCGACATGGACGCGCTCGGCAACGTCCGCCCCGACGTCGAGCCCAAGGTGAGCGAGCACCTGGCCGAGATCGAGACGCTGATCCAGAAGCTCGTCGCGCGCGGGCACGCCTACCAGGCCGCGGGCGACGTCTACTTCCAGGTGGACACCTTCGCGGCCTACGGCCGGCTGTCGGGGCGCGACACCGACGAGCTCCGCGCGGGTGCGCGCGTGGAGGTGAACGAGCGCAAGCGCAACCCGCTCGACTTCGCGCTCTGGAAGGAGGCCAAGCCCGGCGAGATCGCGTGGTCGAGCCCGTGGGGGACGGGGCGCCCCGGCTGGCACGCCGAGTGCTCCGCGATGAGCCACCGCTACCTGGGAGAGCGCTTCGACCTGCACGGGGGTGGGATGGACCTCGTCTTCCCGCACCACGAGAACGAGCTCGCGCAGTCGCGCGCTGCCGACGGAGAAGGCACCTTCGCCCGCTACTGGCTGCACAACGGCTTCATCAACGTGCGCACGGAGGAGCAGGGGGGCGAGGAGAAGATGTCCAAGTCCCTCGGCAACTTCTTCACCATCCGAGAGGTCTGCCGGCGACACGACCCCGAGGCGCTCCGGCTCTTTCTCCTCGGCACGCACTACCGCAAGCCGATCAGCTTCGAGATCGCGCGCAGCGGCGAGGCGGTGAGCTTTCCGGGGCTCGAGGAGGCCGAGGCGAGGCTGGCGTACGCCTACGCCACGCTGGCGCGCCTCGACGAGCTGCTCTCGACGGGAAAGAGCGCGGGCCCCGGCGAGGTGCTCCCGCCGGTGGACACCTTCGGCGAGCGCTTCACCGAGGCGCTCTCCGACGACTTCAACACGGCCCAGGCGCTCGGCCTCACCTCGGAGCTGCTGAGCCTGGCGAACAAGCTCCTCGACCAGCCGAAGAGCGCGCCGAAGGACGTGCGGCGACGCACGCTCGAACGGCTCCGCGAGGAGGTGGGTCGCGTGAGCTCGGTGCTCGGGATCTGGGCCCAGGCCCCGACGGTGTTCCTGGCCCGCCGCCGCGAGAAGCTCTGCGCCGCGCGTGGAATCGACCCGGCGCAGATCGAGGCGCGCATCGGCGAGCGAAAGGCCGCGCGCCAGGGTGGCGACTACGCCCGGGCCGACGAGATCCGGCAGGAGCTGGCCGAATCGGGGGTGGAGCTCATGGACGGGCCCTCGGGCACGACCTGGTCGGTGTCAGATAAGCCAAGCTGA
- a CDS encoding diguanylate cyclase, which produces MATGPGVFIFDSVAAALKRHVQVVEKAGCVPLPAATIEEATGMLEEEGRLEALVVAQSAAGIELARYVRDFTNLRAPLAVLVAEDESAPAAAQEEMGADAVLRQPLDPRALEAFVTLGKTLIATRNKLAQAEQSLVLVQAQASRAAPANTRTGFRRFDEIKDLLVVEVRRAKRYGYPLSVLLVGLDPTAEGQPDRPSELQREITAGLAVAIAQSIRVIDLPIHYADDKILVFLPHTELDGAVEVGRRIKRRIKRITYRGEHGTAQLTASVGIAGVTAGDDLTFSKLIRNATAALKAAHLKGGDKVMKRTSSPSIQS; this is translated from the coding sequence ATGGCAACCGGGCCTGGCGTCTTCATTTTCGATTCCGTAGCGGCGGCGCTGAAGCGACACGTGCAGGTGGTGGAGAAGGCCGGGTGCGTCCCGCTGCCCGCGGCCACGATCGAAGAGGCTACGGGCATGCTGGAGGAGGAGGGGCGCCTCGAGGCGCTGGTCGTGGCGCAGAGCGCGGCGGGGATCGAGCTCGCGCGCTACGTGCGGGACTTCACGAACCTGCGGGCTCCGCTGGCGGTGCTCGTGGCCGAGGACGAGAGCGCGCCCGCGGCGGCCCAGGAGGAGATGGGGGCCGACGCGGTGCTCAGGCAGCCGCTCGACCCGCGAGCGCTCGAGGCTTTCGTCACCCTCGGCAAGACGCTGATCGCGACGCGCAACAAGCTCGCGCAGGCCGAGCAGTCGCTCGTGCTCGTGCAGGCCCAGGCCTCGCGCGCGGCGCCGGCCAACACGCGCACCGGCTTCCGGCGCTTCGACGAGATCAAGGACCTGCTCGTGGTGGAGGTGCGGCGGGCCAAGCGCTACGGGTATCCGCTCTCCGTGCTGCTCGTCGGACTCGACCCCACCGCCGAGGGCCAGCCCGACCGGCCCTCCGAGCTGCAGCGCGAGATCACCGCCGGGCTCGCGGTGGCCATCGCCCAGTCGATCCGGGTCATCGATCTGCCGATCCACTACGCCGACGACAAGATCCTCGTCTTCCTGCCGCACACCGAGCTGGACGGCGCGGTGGAGGTCGGGCGGCGCATCAAGCGGCGCATCAAGCGCATCACCTATCGGGGCGAGCACGGGACGGCCCAGCTCACCGCGAGCGTGGGGATCGCGGGCGTCACGGCAGGGGACGACCTGACCTTCTCGAAGCTCATCCGCAACGCCACGGCGGCCCTGAAGGCGGCGCACCTCAAGGGCGGCGACAAGGTCATGAAGCGCACGTCCTCTCCGTCGATCCAGTCGTGA